Within Spinacia oleracea cultivar Varoflay chromosome 4, BTI_SOV_V1, whole genome shotgun sequence, the genomic segment tcatttcttgcctgtgacgatctcagctcccactgaaaccaagatccgtcgattccgaatatccatagatggagtatttaatgccattaaatacttgatccgtttacgtactatttgtgtgaccctacgggttcagtcaagagtaagctgtggattaatatcattaattccacttgaactgaagcggcctctagctaggcattcagctcacttgatctcactgaattattaacttgttaattaatactgaaccgcatttattagacttaacatagaatgcatacttggaccaagggcattatttccttcagtctcccacttgtccttagggacaagtgtgcatttcctaattcctttgtcgctcgatgcttgctcttgaacataaggtaagagttgtcatccttattatgtccagaggtgttcctcggtttcagagttcaactgatcaaataaacagataatcatagcctatgattcatccgagcacggccatgcatttcacagtttctagctctccgagtggccttgtacaacttttaagcatctcatctcgatttatgggaggacaatcccaatcttgcgatcttgagattagacttcgtttgataggtgattacctgagcgttgcctttatagcctccttttacggtgcgacggttggtcaacgtcaaagcaaccagttctcaaacaagtaatctcaaatcactcaggtattgaggatttagtgtttaataattttaatgaaatttacttatgacagattttcatctcttacagtaaagtttcataggtcttgtccgatactagtcttcccaaagtaagtatctatgcaaatgattatgacattgccatgtccacacagttcaagaaacagaactactagtcatcttgcattctaatcgtctaacgttttctatgcgtccaattttatagaaaactccgaccagggaccattttcaacctttgacattcaagttcacttgatagacatttcttagtcacaggactagtcctgacagtctatcttgaatatatcgtcaaattgaagggactcatcatttaataaaccacaaattaaatggaaaaatgaattcttttcatttattgtgaatgattaaccaataatgttttacaaagatttaaactctaaaactttaaaacattaaacagagacatcaaagccattctccaatatgcttgattcccatagctgcagtgtgcgagttgtgcttcgcttgcggcagaggtttagtcaatggatctgatatgttgtcatcagttccaattttgcttatctcgacttcttttctttcaacgaactctcgtagaaggtgaaatctacgaagtacatgcttgactctctggtggtgtctaggctcctttgcctgtgcaatagctccgttattgtcacaatacagggctattggtcctttaatagaggggactacaccgagttcacctatgaacttccttagccatatagcttcctttgctgcttcatgtgcagcaatgtactccgcttcagttgtagaattcgcaatggtgctttgcttagcacttttccagcttactgctcctccgttgaggcagaagacaaacccagactgtgatctgaaatcatctttgtcggtttggaaacttgcgtccgtatagcctttaacaattaattcatcatctccaccatagaccaggaagtcatctttgtgccttttcaggtacttcagaatattcttggcagcagtccaatgcgcctctcctgggtctgactggtatctgctcgtagcactgagtgcgtacgcaacatccgggcgtgtacatatcatagcatacattattgaaccaatcaatgatgcatatggaatcccattcattcgtctacgctcatcaagtgtttttgggcactgattcttgcttagagtcattccatgagacatgggtaggtagcctcgcttggagtccgccatcttgaacctatcaagcaccttattgatataagtgctttgactaagtccaatcatctttttagatctatctctgtaaatcttgatgcccaatatgtactgtgcttctcctagatctttcatcgaaaaacatttcccaagccaaatcttgacagagttcaacataggaatgtcatttccgataagtaatatgtcgtcgacatataatactaggaaagcaattttgctcccactgaccttcttgtatacacaagattcgtccgcgttcttgatgaaaccaaagtcactgactgcttcatcaaaacgtatattctagctcctggatgcctgcttcaatccgtagattgacttctttagcttgcatacctttttagcattctttggatcctcaaaaccttcaggctgtgtcataaacacagtttctgttaaaacgtcgtttaagaaagcagttttgacatccatctgccatatttcgtaatcgtaatatgcagcgattgctaacattatccgaatagactttagcattgcaactggtgaaaaggtttcatcgtaatccacaccgtggacttgcctgtaaccttttgcaaccaatctagctttgaaaacttcaagtttcccatccttgtcctttttcagtttgaaaacccatttgcttccaatggcttggtagccatctggcaaattgaccaaatcccatacttggttttcagacatggagtctaattcagattgcatggcttcttgccattgcttggagctagggctcgtcatagcttgtttgtaagtcgcaggttcatcactttcaagtaatagaacggcatagctctcgttcgtcaaaatacctaagtacctttccggttgagatctatatctttgcgatctacgcggggtaacatttctagattgaccatgattctcaccagattcttctaaagatctctgagtttcatcctgaatgtcatcttgagcattctctagagtttgttgttcgactcgaatttcttcgaggtctacttttctcccacttgtcattttggaaatgtgatctttctccaaaaagacaccatctcgagcaacaaacaccttgttctcagatgtattgtagaagtaatacccctttgtttcctttggatagcccacaaggatacatttgtcagattttggatgaagtttgtctgaaattaatcgtttgacgtatacttcacatccccaaatcttaagaaaagacacatttggaggctttccaaaccataattcgtatggagtcttttcgacagctttagacggagctctatttatagtgagtgcagctgtatttagtgcatgtccccaaaattctaatggaagttcggcctgacccatcattgacctgaccatgtctagcaaggttctgttcctccgttccgacacaccgttccattgtggtgttcctggaggagtcaattctgatagaattccacattctttcagatggtcatcaaattcatagctcagatattcaccgcctctatcagaccgcagtgccttaatcttcttgcctaattgattctctacttcactctgaaattcctttaatttgtcaaaggattcagacttatgcttcattaggtagacataaccatacctactgaagtcatcagtgaaagtgataaagtagctgaaaccacctctagcatttgtactcattggtccacatacatctgtatggattaaacccaatagttcatttgctctttctccaactttagagaaaggttgctttgtcattttgccaagtaaacatgattcgcatttaccataatcctctaagtcaaatggttctagaattccttccttttgaagtctttctaagcgtttcaagtttatatggcctaatcgacagtgccacagataggtgagatctgaatcatcctttttggcctttttggtatttatgttatatacttgtttgtcgtgatctaataaataaagtccattgactaatctagcagatccataaaacatctctttaaaataaaacgaacaactattgtcttttattaaaaaggaaaatcccttagcatctaagcaagaaactgaaatgatgtttttagtaagacttggaacatggaaacattctccagttccaaaactagcccggagggcaacgacaaatagtaagttcctacagctaatgcagcaatccgtgctccatttcccactcgtaggtcgacttcacccttgcttaactttctacttcttcttagtccctgtggattggaacataagtgtgagccacaaccagtatctaatacccaagaagttgaattagcaagtatacagtctataacgaaaatacctgaagatggaacgactgttccgttcttctgatcttcctttagctttggacattctcttttgtaatggcctattccatcacaataaagacagcttgatgtggacttgtcctgctttgatttagcattgcccttggactttccacttttcttgaacggtctccttctagccttgagtaaatctttgggttcacagtccagtattatttcagcctttctgacaaggtgaacaaattctgcaactgtttcttctcttggttcacttaggtatagttgcttgaagcgaccaaacccactgtgtagtgaattgagcaagatagagactgccatcctttcgcttattggtgttcctagtagacttaggcgatcaaagtatgaacgcataagatccacatggaacctcagtgggacgcctaccctctgtttagtgcgaaggagctgaacatgtgtttcttggacctccatcctataacacctgttgggagaactaacctttagaccagacattgattcaatcaactcatggacgttcaggtccctgtcctccgtgcttccacgacagatatccctcagattcttgatgagcataaaaggttcatatgctacaaaccttctagcccaatcatcagggatattgttcagcatgagactcataacctttttgagatccgcatcccaggtgtaaaatctctcaggggtcatgtctttggcatagtagcttggcatgggatgtgacagtacatactcaagtccattgagtttgactatttcaactatcttagcttcccattcaagaaaatttgccaggttcagcttgaccataagctcagaacctatgatgatgttttgattgttgtttgccattttaagaactacaattgaaaagaataaacaaataaataaccattcacagtttctcttaataaacttaaattctagcatacatgcataattcaatgtttattaagcattttattcaagttatgtgttccggcaggtgtgaataaaatgattccaagatcctaaaatcattgaagaactaagcacagtttgtcgacttaatcctaaaacatcttaggtaagcaaaagccttttgctaatagtctagaaactattcttggttgataggtacgtctaagaacttattaggtaaacctatcgattttgccacgacataaaaggactccttacttatatcgttgagtttcaccaaaactaacatgtactcacaattatttgtgtaccttgcccctttaggaccaataagtaacacctcgctgagcgaaaactattactagattgatgtaaaggatatccaagcaagtgtatattttggcatggcaccttttaactcaattttttaagtttggaacttaaggctcttactatgttggttatattttaagtgaactaaaatccttaatcatgcaacataatcaagctttgatctcatgcattttaagacatatttaaagcaataaataacttaaagcatgcataagataaatgtgatctagtatggcccgacttcatcttgaagctttgacttcaaagtccgtcttgaaaatctccgtgggaggcaccattttcttcaaataggataagctataattaaaactaattacaactatttgatggtacgcagaccatatttgaattgaaaaacaactttggtactttagaccaattacattcaaattaatggtacgcagaccatattttctatcctatttgggccatactagtcacttcataacctgcaaaacagtacatatacaatatatacaattcacccattcattatcatgaatggcccacatagctggttagtaaatcacattatgcatcacgtaaacatttgcagcaattaatcaagggcaccaataatctaccaattattcagtccttattaattctaatcaagttgttttaaccttaaggattcgtagacctaatcaagagtttatgactaaaaagcgctcccacttaaaccaataaattcatatgctttactaattttaaacataaaaatgtatttcaagtctaaccggaaacatacaaatttaattaaaatttaaagcccatataaatttataattgaatccaaaatttttaatttgatttcagtcgtatttaaattaattcatgattttaattttagtaaaataattagaataaataaaatttattataattacaatattcaaaattaaaatccaagaaaataatttaaattattaattttaaaattaattaaaattacgtaaactgaaaattttaaattaaacattcaaaacgatctaatcgtaatgcaaacaccctacgcatcgcacgcccatgggccacacgcacacaaccatcgctggccatgtgcgcgcagcccatgcgctcgtcgcatagctgctgcatcttcccatcgcaagccatcgcacaagtggtgctcgctgcgcgcgcgccagcgctcgatgcacgcgagccatcgctcgatgcacgcgagccatcgctcgatgcacgcgagccatcgctcgcggtgcgcgagcaattgctcgctgcgcgcgagcaacgctgggcgcatcgctcgtggcacgcgagcttgcgctcgctgcgcgcgaggctgcgcgcgcttgcgcgaggcagtgcgcgttgtggcgcagctcgcttgctgcccacacgcgactgccgtgccttgccttcgcccatgcccattcgtccatagctcgtggcccacgacacaaggcagggctgctgccttgtgctcgtgcaccatgcccttgctcattgcattcgtgccgcacgggcgacgagctcccttgctcgtcgtcgcatgcccgcactatacaacaccccttaagggtaaca encodes:
- the LOC130459848 gene encoding uncharacterized protein translates to MEVQETHVQLLRTKQRVGVPLRFHVDLMRSYFDRLSLLGTPISERMAVSILLNSLHSGFGRFKQLYLSEPREETVAEFVHLVRKAEIILDCEPKDLLKARRRPFKKSGKSKGNAKSKQDKSTSSCLYCDGIGHYKRECPKLKEDQKNGTVVPSSGTKKK